Proteins co-encoded in one Sphingomonas carotinifaciens genomic window:
- a CDS encoding response regulator, with amino-acid sequence MTDLPLRNRTILVVEDEYMLAEELCTNLAEAGASIVGPAATVAAGLALLHAAAHLDGAVLDVSLRGEPVFDLADALVLRHVPFVFATGYDVAAIPERFQSARHFQKPVPIAKIVATLRNR; translated from the coding sequence ATGACCGACCTCCCCTTGCGCAACCGCACGATCCTGGTGGTGGAGGACGAGTATATGCTCGCCGAGGAGCTGTGCACCAATCTGGCGGAGGCGGGCGCCAGCATCGTCGGTCCGGCGGCAACGGTCGCGGCCGGTCTGGCACTGCTTCATGCTGCCGCGCATCTGGACGGTGCGGTGCTCGATGTCAGCTTGCGCGGAGAGCCCGTCTTCGATCTGGCCGATGCACTGGTGCTGCGGCATGTGCCCTTTGTCTTTGCTACCGGCTATGACGTGGCGGCCATTCCCGAACGGTTCCAGTCCGCACGCCACTTCCAGAAGCCCGTCCCGATCGCCAAGATCGTCGCCACGCTGCGCAACCGGTAG